A single uncultured Methanolobus sp. DNA region contains:
- a CDS encoding winged helix-turn-helix domain-containing protein: MVKKNKMIKVVGNETRVRIMESLSFRDKHIAEIASELGISCTSISKHIRVLEEAQLIERKIFGKSHVLSLSNKQNEGRKNIRDSSDLELYIIDNLFLI, from the coding sequence ATGGTTAAAAAAAATAAAATGATAAAAGTAGTAGGTAATGAAACAAGGGTTAGAATTATGGAGTCTCTTTCTTTCAGAGATAAGCATATAGCGGAAATTGCAAGTGAGCTTGGAATTTCATGCACAAGTATCTCCAAACATATACGTGTGCTGGAAGAAGCACAACTTATTGAAAGAAAGATATTTGGAAAAAGTCATGTCCTTTCACTATCAAATAAACAAAATGAGGGAAGAAAAAATATACGGGATTCATCTGACTTAGAATTGTATATTATAGATAATCTGTTCCTTATTTAA